Proteins from a single region of Candidatus Syntrophosphaera sp.:
- a CDS encoding amidohydrolase family protein: MRKIRTKVLNPIDADSAVLLSDHVVCLDKGLITGLRPYDPALDADCEDRRDLLALPGLIDIHVHLSQYRIRGLYEPSLLAWLDKHVFPAEALSQDPAYARSISEDFFHALFACGTTTSVIYTAPYHSACEIAFETAQKLGARAFIGMTLMDMDSPPELLQTTDYALESSIELYHRFHQASPLLDYIFTPRFALSCSRELLQKMASFAREHQAWIQTHLSENRDEIKRVNELFGSESYTQLYESLGLLSPKTILAHAIHLSDKEMDTLAENGCRVAHCPDSNFFLKSGEFNYSELAARKIAIGLGSDVAAGTTLSMLYHAKLANYRQSAYSLKPERIFYHITLGNAAVLNLEKRIGSLEPGKEADLCLLKLPRQPIPDPDLLSALCFWGHEFPVAETVIAGKTVFQA, translated from the coding sequence ATGAGAAAGATCAGAACCAAGGTCCTGAACCCAATTGACGCGGATAGCGCTGTCCTGCTTAGCGATCACGTGGTCTGTTTGGATAAAGGGCTGATCACCGGCCTCCGTCCTTACGATCCAGCCCTGGACGCCGATTGCGAAGACAGGCGAGACCTGCTGGCCCTGCCGGGTTTGATCGACATCCACGTCCACCTCTCCCAATACCGCATCCGCGGTTTGTATGAACCCTCTCTGCTGGCCTGGCTGGACAAGCACGTGTTTCCAGCGGAAGCCCTTTCCCAAGACCCGGCCTACGCCCGCTCCATCTCCGAAGATTTCTTTCACGCCCTCTTTGCCTGCGGAACGACCACTTCCGTGATCTACACCGCCCCCTACCACAGCGCCTGCGAGATCGCCTTCGAGACTGCCCAAAAGCTGGGCGCACGGGCCTTCATCGGCATGACCCTGATGGACATGGACAGCCCCCCGGAACTCCTCCAAACCACAGATTACGCCCTTGAGAGCAGCATCGAGCTCTATCATCGCTTCCATCAGGCCTCTCCCCTGTTGGACTATATCTTCACGCCCCGCTTCGCCCTTTCCTGCTCCAGGGAATTGCTGCAAAAAATGGCCAGCTTTGCCCGCGAACATCAAGCTTGGATCCAAACCCACCTTTCCGAGAACAGGGATGAGATCAAAAGGGTTAATGAGCTCTTTGGCTCTGAATCCTACACCCAGCTCTATGAAAGCCTGGGCCTGCTGAGCCCCAAGACCATCCTGGCCCATGCCATCCATCTCTCGGACAAGGAGATGGATACTCTGGCGGAAAACGGCTGCCGCGTCGCCCATTGCCCGGACTCCAATTTCTTCCTCAAGAGCGGGGAGTTCAACTACTCTGAATTGGCTGCCAGAAAGATCGCCATCGGCCTGGGCAGCGATGTTGCGGCCGGAACCACCCTCAGCATGCTCTATCACGCCAAACTGGCCAATTACCGGCAGAGTGCTTATTCCCTCAAACCGGAACGCATCTTTTACCACATCACCCTGGGCAACGCCGCCGTCCTGAACCTCGAAAAGCGGATCGGCAGCCTGGAACCCGGCAAGGAAGCCGACCTCTGCCTGCTCAAGCTGCCCAGGCAACCCATCCCCGATCCCGACCTCCTCTCCGCGCTTTGCTTCTGGGGCCATGAATTCCCGGTGGCTGAGACCGTCATAGCCGGAAAAACTGTCTTCCAAGCCTGA